The following coding sequences are from one Caloranaerobacter sp. TR13 window:
- a CDS encoding PHP domain-containing protein, whose product MIIDLHNHCELSKNTKLKIIDYIEKAKILGVSVAITEHNHLYNRKGEIDGVSVFAGIEILNDYGDFIVFGAPEDCVKRRNNMIELIEYIHKFGGIIIAAHPFSGYGVCKVNERKIANEIIELIDAIEVYNGKIEREFWIQAEKLARIHKKPCTGGSDAHNINDLFKVGTQFVDRIESINDLVKAIKNGRCQPVLINNR is encoded by the coding sequence ATGATAATTGATTTACATAATCATTGTGAATTATCGAAAAATACTAAATTGAAAATAATTGATTATATTGAGAAAGCTAAAATTTTAGGCGTTTCAGTAGCAATTACTGAACATAATCACTTATATAATAGAAAAGGAGAAATTGATGGAGTGTCTGTATTTGCAGGAATAGAGATACTTAATGATTATGGCGACTTTATAGTATTTGGTGCACCTGAAGATTGTGTAAAACGGAGAAATAATATGATCGAGCTTATAGAGTATATTCATAAATTTGGTGGTATTATTATCGCAGCTCATCCATTTTCAGGATATGGAGTATGTAAAGTTAATGAAAGAAAAATTGCAAATGAAATTATTGAACTAATAGATGCAATAGAAGTATATAATGGAAAAATAGAACGTGAATTTTGGATACAAGCAGAAAAGTTAGCAAGAATTCACAAAAAACCATGTACAGGTGGTAGCGACGCTCACAATATTAACGATTTGTTTAAGGTTGGCACACAATTTGTTGATAGAATTGAGAGTATAAATGATCTAGTTAAAGCAATAAAAAATGGGCGATGTCAGCCAGTATTAATAAATAACAGATAG
- a CDS encoding 2'-5' RNA ligase family protein → MSKLFKVSLDERKEEKMMKRSIIIFPKFRNLEKIEEIRKKYDSLYSCIKPHITVVFPFESNIKTEELEKHVKQALKGIKPFKIKLKGITGTTDNYLFLNVKEGNDKIIEIHDKLYTGILEKFLYRKITYIPHITVGKVEDIEEFERALEETGKIQDIFETIVEEICVELIDENDKSNIEFTVKL, encoded by the coding sequence ATGAGTAAGCTATTCAAGGTAAGTTTAGATGAAAGAAAGGAAGAAAAAATGATGAAAAGGTCAATAATTATTTTTCCTAAATTTAGAAATCTAGAAAAAATTGAAGAAATAAGAAAAAAATATGATTCACTTTATAGTTGTATTAAACCACACATTACTGTTGTTTTTCCATTTGAAAGCAACATAAAAACAGAAGAGCTTGAAAAGCATGTTAAACAAGCATTGAAAGGTATAAAGCCATTTAAAATTAAGTTAAAAGGAATAACAGGAACAACTGACAATTATTTATTTTTAAATGTAAAGGAAGGAAATGATAAAATAATTGAAATACATGACAAATTATATACAGGAATATTAGAGAAGTTTTTATATAGGAAAATTACATATATTCCCCATATTACTGTTGGAAAAGTAGAAGATATTGAGGAATTCGAAAGAGCACTTGAAGAAACAGGAAAAATACAAGATATTTTTGAAACAATTGTAGAAGAGATATGTGTTGAATTGATAGATGAAAATGATAAGTCAAACATAGAGTTTACTGTTAAGTTGTAG
- a CDS encoding S9 family peptidase yields MDSRKRELMKILKIPKERRYTEYEVLEEKKYETYIIRKVKYEVYGEYIEAYILIPNKEGVFPGILAIHQDGERRPYEFGKSEVAGLGGDKELAYGLELCLRGYVVICPDRFGFESRSLANSKYADMFEYIKLVIKIDYNGKEREIDLSEDLYKGYRANYYLTRGKTQMGVELTELMIAIDILTGMPEIDSERIGVIGHSAGGLLAAYLMYVDERVKVGCSSSGIASIKKDFYPDEGLRAPQGFGSIAVIPDILEWGDIEDILEGLAPRPFIELSSDVDKKEYFNKAIKKYEEMGCKECLEYDWYNAGVHIFRKDKREKCYKFIDKWLKQQ; encoded by the coding sequence ATGGATAGCAGAAAAAGAGAGTTAATGAAAATTTTAAAAATCCCAAAAGAAAGAAGATATACTGAATATGAAGTACTAGAAGAAAAAAAGTATGAAACTTATATCATAAGAAAAGTTAAGTATGAAGTATATGGTGAATATATTGAAGCATATATTTTAATTCCAAACAAAGAAGGTGTATTTCCTGGTATATTGGCAATACATCAAGATGGTGAAAGAAGGCCTTATGAGTTTGGGAAAAGCGAAGTTGCTGGATTAGGGGGAGACAAAGAATTAGCATATGGTTTAGAGCTCTGTTTGAGAGGGTATGTTGTAATTTGTCCTGATAGATTTGGATTTGAAAGTAGAAGCTTAGCCAATTCAAAATATGCTGACATGTTTGAATATATAAAATTAGTAATCAAGATAGATTACAACGGAAAAGAAAGAGAAATAGATTTATCAGAAGATTTATATAAGGGATATAGAGCAAACTATTATTTAACACGAGGTAAGACTCAAATGGGAGTAGAATTGACTGAGCTTATGATAGCAATAGATATTTTAACAGGAATGCCTGAGATAGATAGTGAAAGGATTGGAGTTATAGGTCATTCAGCAGGGGGGTTACTTGCAGCTTATTTAATGTATGTTGATGAAAGAGTTAAAGTAGGATGCTCTTCTTCGGGAATAGCTTCTATAAAAAAGGATTTTTATCCAGATGAAGGTTTAAGAGCACCACAAGGATTTGGTAGTATTGCAGTCATTCCTGATATATTAGAATGGGGTGATATTGAAGATATACTGGAAGGATTAGCACCTAGACCTTTTATTGAATTATCATCTGATGTAGATAAAAAAGAGTATTTTAATAAAGCAATAAAAAAATATGAAGAAATGGGATGTAAGGAGTGTTTAGAATATGATTGGTATAATGCTGGAGTACATATTTTTAGAAAAGATAAAAGAGAAAAGTGCTACAAATTTATTGATAAATGGTTAAAGCAACAATAA
- a CDS encoding cupin domain-containing protein codes for MFNVFPKEILNLPEADIPIKGVKAYLFQGDSYQILFMKFSEDVELPEHSHGSQWGIVLEGKIELDINGERKTYVKGDRYYIPSGVKHSGKIYAGYADITFFGEKDRYKKK; via the coding sequence ATGTTTAATGTATTTCCAAAGGAAATTTTGAATTTACCTGAAGCAGATATTCCTATAAAAGGTGTTAAAGCGTATTTATTTCAAGGAGACAGTTATCAGATATTATTTATGAAGTTTAGTGAAGATGTTGAATTACCAGAGCATTCACATGGAAGCCAGTGGGGAATAGTTTTAGAAGGTAAAATTGAATTAGATATAAATGGAGAAAGAAAAACGTATGTAAAAGGAGATAGATATTATATTCCTAGTGGAGTAAAGCATTCAGGGAAAATATATGCAGGATATGCTGATATTACTTTTTTCGGCGAGAAGGATAGGTATAAGAAAAAGTAG
- a CDS encoding GNAT family N-acetyltransferase: MIFETSNTYVALIEEVDLNRILEIYNSNKGFLLSHMDKESVDTDWVRNELDNMRSIGFNSCKIIEKRFKRTIGFVEFAVKKESYLSLLMIHNNFKDNGYGKEVFYGLENYLKENFSDSIRIDIVTDYDSRVFKFWSELGFRVQENIILNWADKELSAIVMKKYL; the protein is encoded by the coding sequence ATGATATTTGAAACTTCAAATACATACGTAGCTTTAATAGAAGAAGTAGATTTAAATAGAATACTTGAAATATATAATTCAAATAAAGGTTTTTTGTTATCACATATGGATAAAGAGTCTGTAGACACTGATTGGGTTAGAAATGAATTAGATAATATGAGAAGTATTGGCTTTAATTCTTGTAAGATTATTGAAAAAAGGTTTAAGAGAACTATAGGTTTTGTCGAGTTTGCAGTAAAAAAAGAAAGTTATTTGTCTTTATTAATGATACATAACAATTTTAAAGATAATGGATATGGAAAAGAGGTTTTTTATGGATTAGAAAATTACTTGAAAGAAAATTTTTCTGATTCGATAAGAATTGATATAGTAACAGATTATGACTCGAGAGTTTTCAAATTTTGGAGTGAACTAGGTTTTCGAGTGCAAGAAAATATCATATTAAATTGGGCAGATAAAGAATTATCAGCTATTGTGATGAAAAAGTATTTGTAA
- a CDS encoding class I SAM-dependent methyltransferase, with product MYDKIAKFYDRLGWKNYSERLWKYMLSYFKEINFNPRTHLDIACGTGILCINAMEAGIKSEGLDISIHMVRKAIENAKDKNMDINFIQEDMRSFEMNKKYDLITCTYDAINHLLTLDEWLMTFSNVKKHLNYGGIFIFDCNTLKALRERWNGFHMQKDSNGNYIIQKAIFYEDKGQASATFTVFIKEDGRLYDGFEETFTEAAFYSEDIIDALNKAGFTEVSITNMEFKMLDEPDGEYRNVYVCK from the coding sequence ATGTACGACAAGATAGCAAAGTTTTATGATAGATTGGGATGGAAGAATTATTCAGAAAGACTATGGAAATATATGTTGAGCTATTTTAAGGAAATAAATTTTAATCCTAGAACTCATTTAGATATTGCGTGTGGTACAGGAATATTGTGCATTAATGCAATGGAAGCCGGTATTAAATCAGAAGGATTAGATATATCAATACATATGGTTAGAAAAGCTATTGAAAATGCAAAAGATAAAAATATGGATATTAATTTTATCCAAGAGGATATGAGAAGTTTTGAAATGAATAAAAAGTATGATCTAATTACTTGTACATATGATGCAATAAACCATTTGCTTACATTAGACGAGTGGTTAATGACATTTTCAAATGTTAAAAAACATCTTAATTATGGAGGTATTTTCATATTTGACTGTAATACATTGAAGGCTTTAAGAGAAAGATGGAACGGATTTCATATGCAGAAAGATAGTAATGGCAACTATATTATACAAAAGGCGATATTTTATGAAGATAAAGGACAAGCAAGTGCAACATTTACCGTGTTTATAAAGGAAGATGGGAGGCTATATGATGGGTTTGAAGAGACATTTACCGAAGCTGCTTTTTATTCTGAAGATATAATTGATGCATTAAATAAAGCTGGTTTTACTGAAGTTAGTATTACAAATATGGAGTTTAAAATGTTAGACGAACCAGATGGAGAATATAGAAATGTATATGTATGCAAATAG
- a CDS encoding glycosyltransferase — translation MAKKNIIGVKKRNKTPNKVDNEYSQDKKKIKAVNNSPIELIKKNIKRKQKYYKYLQKKSFQNNINSIKKEGIEIKKIKVVSILDVIPYEWLKYEVNLIPLKMSCWKNTILNVKPDLLLVQSTWHDHRREWKNKIPYLKPKTNNILKKVVDFCKTQHIPTVFWNIEDPYHFYDFIEAAKLFDYIFTTDSNTVPKYKKIVKHNNVYTLPFAAQPKIHNPIGKGKIRLGNVAFAGSWYSKGHNDRKKDIEIVLKPALKYDLHIYDRMYYLTNNIKYKFPDIYQPCIKGHLPYNKVCDAYKSYDILLNVNTVQNSPTMFSCRIFELLACGANIISGYSIGIEKMFPNIVKLCRTQEDTEYYLRTLLCDKEQRDRLSLLGQRIVFKYHTYEHRIKTILEKVGIKYMSEQEPGVTIITSCTTDTYIDNIFENYSRQSYKQKELLIITANDNPNLEELKKKSSLYSNVRIFIFNCNNPLSNCLNFVIGKSRFNYIAIFNEIDYYAPEFIGDLINAFKYTDADIVGKLSHYVYFEESKTLAIRFPDKEYRYVDFLSASTMIIKKNVFNKIKFNENTIDVYTQFINDCIKNNIKLYSADRYNYINFIKPNTKGNSCLLSKEVIKDKCTIINNFDNYKNFVTV, via the coding sequence ATGGCAAAAAAAAATATTATAGGTGTAAAGAAAAGAAACAAAACACCAAATAAAGTTGATAATGAATATAGTCAAGACAAGAAAAAAATAAAAGCAGTAAATAACTCTCCAATAGAATTAATAAAAAAAAATATTAAACGAAAACAAAAATACTATAAATATCTGCAAAAGAAATCTTTTCAAAATAATATTAATTCAATCAAAAAGGAAGGTATAGAAATAAAGAAAATAAAAGTAGTTTCAATTCTAGATGTAATACCTTACGAATGGCTTAAATATGAAGTTAACCTTATCCCGCTAAAAATGAGTTGTTGGAAAAATACAATATTAAATGTTAAACCTGATTTATTACTAGTTCAATCAACTTGGCATGACCATCGCAGGGAATGGAAAAACAAAATTCCATATCTAAAACCAAAAACAAATAATATCTTAAAGAAAGTTGTTGATTTCTGTAAAACTCAGCATATTCCTACAGTTTTTTGGAATATTGAAGATCCATATCATTTCTATGATTTCATTGAAGCTGCGAAACTTTTCGATTATATTTTTACAACTGATTCAAATACTGTTCCTAAATACAAAAAAATAGTGAAACACAATAATGTTTACACTCTTCCTTTTGCAGCTCAACCTAAAATTCACAATCCGATAGGTAAAGGTAAGATCAGATTAGGCAATGTGGCTTTTGCTGGTTCTTGGTATAGCAAAGGACATAACGATAGAAAAAAAGATATAGAAATCGTTTTAAAGCCTGCCTTAAAATACGACTTGCACATTTATGACAGAATGTATTATCTAACAAATAATATAAAATATAAATTTCCAGATATCTACCAACCTTGTATAAAAGGACATTTACCCTATAATAAAGTATGTGATGCTTATAAAAGCTACGATATCTTATTAAACGTGAATACAGTCCAAAATAGCCCTACGATGTTCTCTTGTAGAATTTTTGAGTTATTAGCTTGTGGTGCAAATATAATTAGTGGTTATTCTATAGGTATAGAAAAAATGTTCCCAAATATAGTTAAGCTATGTAGAACACAAGAAGATACAGAATATTATTTAAGAACTCTCTTATGCGATAAGGAACAAAGAGATAGATTATCTTTATTAGGACAAAGAATAGTTTTTAAATACCACACCTATGAGCACAGAATCAAAACAATTTTAGAAAAAGTTGGTATTAAGTATATGTCAGAACAAGAACCTGGAGTCACTATTATTACCTCTTGTACTACGGACACATATATAGATAATATTTTTGAAAATTATAGTAGACAAAGCTATAAACAAAAAGAGCTGCTTATTATTACAGCTAATGACAATCCAAACCTAGAAGAATTAAAGAAAAAATCATCATTATACAGTAATGTTAGAATATTTATATTTAACTGTAACAATCCATTAAGTAATTGTTTGAATTTTGTTATTGGTAAATCTAGATTCAATTATATTGCCATATTTAATGAAATAGATTATTATGCTCCAGAATTCATTGGTGATTTGATAAATGCCTTTAAATATACCGATGCAGACATTGTCGGTAAGTTATCTCATTATGTTTATTTCGAAGAAAGTAAAACCTTAGCAATTAGATTTCCAGATAAAGAATATAGATATGTTGATTTTTTATCTGCTTCTACTATGATTATAAAAAAGAATGTTTTTAATAAAATAAAATTTAATGAAAATACCATAGATGTATATACACAATTTATTAATGATTGTATTAAAAATAATATTAAGTTATATTCAGCAGATAGGTATAATTATATCAATTTTATAAAACCTAATACTAAAGGAAATTCATGTTTACTTTCCAAAGAAGTTATTAAGGATAAATGTACAATTATAAACAATTTTGATAACTATAAAAATTTCGTTACAGTTTAA
- a CDS encoding DUF5673 domain-containing protein translates to MNTFITFFNLLIFIFFIFYLGYILLQILKYKRNELSDSNIVIVVNEPKESTYIEKLTNRLFIIIGCIFIIFMIMTIFTTGIDNHVFPVYLLIFYVNIWHMLYNKKLGFIITQKGLIIGLQFIQWDKIRKYKWVKNTREKNKITLKIKKYKSLSEIPIDINVYDKDRIEKIFKNYLTVNKM, encoded by the coding sequence ATGAATACATTTATAACTTTTTTTAACTTGCTAATTTTTATATTTTTTATATTTTATTTAGGGTATATATTGCTCCAAATATTAAAATATAAAAGAAATGAATTAAGTGATAGTAATATAGTAATTGTTGTTAACGAACCAAAAGAATCAACATATATTGAAAAATTAACAAACAGATTATTTATAATAATTGGTTGTATTTTTATTATATTTATGATTATGACAATTTTTACTACAGGTATAGACAATCACGTTTTTCCTGTATACTTACTAATATTTTATGTTAATATTTGGCATATGCTATATAACAAAAAGTTAGGATTTATAATAACTCAAAAAGGTTTAATAATAGGTTTGCAATTTATTCAATGGGATAAGATAAGAAAATATAAATGGGTAAAAAATACAAGAGAAAAAAATAAGATTACATTAAAAATAAAGAAATATAAAAGTTTGTCAGAAATACCTATAGATATTAACGTTTATGATAAAGATAGAATTGAAAAAATATTTAAGAATTATTTAACAGTTAATAAAATGTAA
- a CDS encoding DUF362 domain-containing protein: MKKEKVSLVECRTYDYELVKKSIIKSFENLGGIDKYINKGETVLLKLNLLMKKKPEEATTTHPVFTKALAEVIIEYGANVLIGDSPGGPFNSRALKGIYRACGIEAIANEVNAKLNYNTNTMEVKNVQGKILKGLAVTEMLKDVDKVISVSKLKTHGMAMFTGAVKNMFGIIPGVLKAEYHLKMPNIEDFSDALVDICLYANPILSFMDGIVGMEGDGPSAGDPREVGVIISSTSPYHLDVVATSIINLEPTKVPTIQRCVERGICKGNFDDIELVGEKIEKFRIDDFKIPEIKSVNMVSDKAPKFLRNFINAWLRPKPVFIHEDCVSCGVCEENCPPQVITMENSKPIANLDECIRCFCCQELCPKKAVKIHRPWLLDKLSKL, encoded by the coding sequence ATGAAGAAGGAAAAAGTTTCTTTAGTTGAATGTAGAACATATGACTATGAACTTGTTAAGAAATCAATAATTAAAAGCTTTGAAAATTTAGGTGGTATTGATAAATACATAAATAAAGGTGAAACAGTATTATTAAAATTAAATCTTTTGATGAAGAAAAAACCAGAAGAAGCAACTACTACTCACCCAGTTTTCACAAAAGCTTTAGCAGAAGTGATAATTGAATATGGAGCAAATGTTTTAATTGGAGATAGTCCAGGAGGACCTTTTAATTCAAGAGCATTAAAAGGCATTTATAGAGCTTGTGGGATAGAAGCTATAGCAAATGAAGTAAATGCTAAATTAAACTATAATACCAATACTATGGAAGTAAAAAATGTTCAAGGCAAGATATTAAAAGGCTTAGCAGTGACAGAAATGTTAAAAGATGTAGATAAAGTAATATCAGTTTCAAAATTAAAGACTCATGGAATGGCAATGTTCACTGGGGCAGTAAAGAACATGTTTGGAATCATACCTGGAGTTTTAAAAGCAGAATATCATTTGAAAATGCCAAATATAGAGGATTTTTCTGATGCTTTAGTTGATATTTGCTTATATGCAAACCCAATTCTATCTTTTATGGATGGAATTGTAGGAATGGAAGGGGATGGTCCTTCTGCTGGTGACCCAAGAGAAGTAGGGGTTATAATTTCATCAACAAGCCCTTATCATTTAGATGTAGTTGCTACTTCAATAATAAATTTAGAGCCAACTAAGGTTCCAACTATTCAAAGATGTGTTGAAAGAGGTATTTGTAAAGGTAATTTTGATGATATTGAATTAGTTGGAGAAAAAATTGAAAAATTTAGGATAGATGATTTTAAAATACCAGAAATCAAAAGTGTGAATATGGTAAGTGATAAAGCGCCTAAATTTTTAAGAAATTTCATAAATGCTTGGTTAAGACCGAAACCTGTATTTATTCATGAAGACTGCGTTAGCTGTGGTGTTTGTGAAGAAAATTGTCCACCACAGGTCATTACTATGGAAAATAGTAAGCCTATAGCAAATTTAGACGAGTGTATTAGATGTTTTTGCTGTCAGGAACTATGTCCTAAAAAAGCAGTAAAAATTCATAGACCTTGGTTATTAGACAAACTTTCAAAGTTGTAG
- a CDS encoding nucleotidyltransferase domain-containing protein, producing the protein MFSESISERIRKIDREELEAIALMGSYARGEARKYSDIDIVCFLKEGNESRLPDIEIVDSKYLVISYVTREETDKWFCDPEKATECISGLRQSKVIWDPNGYLSSLKKRAEEFKWDSSLQEKANNYASRELVSWVEEVHKALQGLLSNDIGRMLNGLYGLTYGLFKVVRVQKGILLTSDNSFFKQVIDYFGEESEFAILSKEAFGIDNTLGVRKRAISGLKLFDLITDMLVDILNDDAKEAILLVKDEIRRELDNNLEKLKNQ; encoded by the coding sequence ATGTTTTCTGAATCAATATCTGAGAGAATAAGAAAGATAGATAGAGAAGAATTGGAAGCAATTGCATTAATGGGTAGTTATGCACGAGGAGAAGCTCGTAAATATAGTGACATTGATATAGTATGTTTTTTAAAAGAAGGAAATGAAAGTAGATTACCTGATATAGAGATAGTTGATAGTAAATATCTTGTAATAAGTTATGTTACTAGAGAAGAAACAGATAAATGGTTTTGCGATCCTGAAAAAGCAACAGAATGCATTTCTGGACTAAGACAGTCAAAGGTAATATGGGACCCTAATGGATATCTTAGTTCATTGAAGAAAAGAGCAGAAGAATTTAAGTGGGATAGTTCACTTCAGGAAAAGGCAAATAATTATGCTAGTAGAGAACTTGTTTCGTGGGTTGAGGAAGTACATAAAGCTCTTCAAGGTTTACTGTCTAATGATATAGGCAGGATGTTGAATGGTTTGTACGGGTTGACTTATGGACTATTTAAAGTTGTTCGAGTTCAAAAAGGTATATTATTAACAAGTGACAATTCTTTTTTTAAACAAGTTATCGACTATTTTGGAGAAGAATCTGAATTTGCTATTTTAAGTAAAGAAGCTTTTGGAATTGATAATACATTAGGAGTTCGGAAACGAGCAATATCAGGATTAAAACTATTTGATCTTATAACAGATATGCTTGTTGATATTTTGAATGATGATGCTAAAGAGGCAATTTTACTTGTAAAGGATGAAATCAGGAGAGAACTAGACAATAATCTAGAAAAATTAAAGAATCAGTAA
- a CDS encoding DUF6199 family natural product biosynthesis protein: protein MKNIINFLRSFALLFVFLIFFNTITFADDDYKSIKLSSGEIVKISREEYKTGYRYDVVFSDGNTYFYEVYGNLSTGGGSPNLTGEQMIQGQEAIKLYEQKYGLPKSEKNESSRNLIGLLFIALGIIGILSPKISWYLSIGWKLKEAEPSKIVLVINRILGVILFVVGIITLF from the coding sequence ATGAAGAATATTATAAATTTTTTACGTAGTTTTGCTTTGTTATTTGTTTTTCTAATTTTTTTCAATACGATTACTTTTGCAGATGATGATTACAAGAGCATTAAATTATCTAGTGGAGAAATAGTTAAGATATCACGTGAGGAATATAAAACTGGATACAGATATGATGTAGTTTTTTCAGACGGAAACACTTATTTTTATGAAGTGTATGGGAATCTAAGTACTGGAGGAGGTTCACCTAATCTTACTGGTGAACAAATGATTCAAGGACAAGAAGCAATTAAGTTATACGAGCAAAAATATGGGTTACCGAAATCAGAGAAGAATGAATCATCAAGGAATCTTATAGGTTTATTATTTATTGCTTTAGGTATTATTGGTATATTATCACCTAAAATTAGTTGGTATCTAAGTATTGGATGGAAACTAAAAGAAGCTGAACCAAGTAAAATTGTATTAGTGATTAATAGGATACTTGGTGTAATTTTATTCGTTGTAGGAATAATAACACTCTTTTGA
- a CDS encoding glycosyltransferase family 2 protein: MVQKNTNIIISKNLNFLVKEIKKNYNAKPVNNSPIQCFKENLLRRKRIALTRNRPLLDYNDRIIDGVSIITCTIRQHYIDNVFENYARQTYKNKELIIILNKNDMKIEQWKKKAQMYQNVKLFKLDESISLGTCLNYAIEKAKFDYITKFDDDNYYAPRFIDDLMKVFLTTKADIVGKLSYFVYFEGSKILAIHSPGKENKYVNFLSGSAMIIRKEVFNNIKFPDKNVGEDTEFLLNCVNSGFKLYSSDKFNYVCIRRPSNKDHTWKIKEYTLLKNCKIVARTNDYKRYVTV; the protein is encoded by the coding sequence ATGGTGCAAAAAAATACGAACATCATTATTTCGAAAAATCTCAACTTTTTAGTTAAAGAAATAAAAAAAAATTATAATGCTAAACCAGTAAATAATTCACCAATTCAATGTTTTAAAGAAAATTTATTAAGAAGAAAAAGGATAGCTTTAACTAGAAATAGACCACTATTAGACTATAATGATAGAATCATTGACGGAGTTTCAATTATTACCTGTACTATTCGTCAGCATTATATTGATAATGTATTTGAAAACTATGCTAGGCAGACTTATAAAAATAAAGAACTCATTATAATTTTAAATAAGAATGATATGAAAATAGAGCAATGGAAGAAGAAAGCTCAAATGTATCAAAATGTAAAACTATTCAAATTAGATGAATCAATTTCATTAGGCACGTGCCTTAACTATGCTATAGAAAAAGCAAAATTTGACTATATAACAAAATTTGATGATGATAATTATTATGCGCCTAGATTCATTGATGATTTGATGAAGGTTTTTTTAACTACAAAAGCAGATATAGTTGGAAAACTTTCGTATTTTGTATATTTTGAGGGGAGTAAAATCTTAGCTATCCATTCTCCTGGCAAAGAAAATAAGTATGTAAATTTCCTATCTGGCTCTGCAATGATTATTAGAAAAGAAGTCTTTAATAATATAAAATTCCCTGATAAAAACGTAGGAGAAGATACAGAATTTTTATTGAATTGTGTGAATAGTGGCTTTAAATTATATTCTTCAGATAAATTTAATTATGTTTGTATAAGGAGACCTTCAAATAAGGATCATACGTGGAAAATAAAAGAATATACTTTATTGAAAAACTGTAAAATCGTAGCACGGACAAATGACTATAAAAGATATGTAACAGTTTGA